GATCTTTGCGAGCGTGGCGCCACCCCGACGCTTTCGGTGCGCACGCCGGTGAACGTCGTGCCGCGCGATTTTCTCGGCATTCCGATGCAAGTGACCAGCATTCGCCTGCGCAAGCTGCCGCTGGCCCTGGCTGACCGCATCGGGCGGATCGTCTCGCGGATGACGTTCGGCGACCTCACCCGCCAGGGTTTGTTGCGGCCGGCACTGGGGCCGCTGTCGTCCATCAAGCTGCGCGGGCGCATCCCGCTCATCGACGTCGGCACCATCGCCGCCATCAAGCGCGGCGCCATCACCGTCAAACCGGCGCTGGCGCGTTTCACCGAAGACGGCGCGCAGTTCTCCGACGGCAGCAGCGCCCCCTTCGACGCCGCGATCCTGGCCACCGGTTATCGACCCGGCCTGGGCGACCTCGTCGACGTGCCGGGCGCGCTGGACGACGCGGGCCGCCCGCGCCACTGGAAGGCCAGTGACGCGCACCCCGGCCTTTATTTCGTCGGCTACGCGGATGTGTCGACCGGATTGCTGCGCGAGATCGGCTTGCAAGCCGAAGCGGTAGCCGCGGCGATCGTGGGCTCTTGACAGCGGGGGCGGCCGTAGACACGTTCGTGGCGTCCGTGCTCCGATGATGAAAGCGCTGGAAACCGACGTGGTCCGGGTGCGCGCCGCCGGGACAACGTCAGCGCCCGATTGGGTGGCCATCGAGCGCCCACTTGAGATCCGCGTGCGTGCCGGCAAGATCGAGCGCGTGCTGTCGACCACCATGCGCACGCCGGGCGACGACCGGGCCTTGGCGGCCGGTTTTCTTTACGCCGAGCGGGTGATTCGCCACCCCTGGCAGATCCGCGCCATCGACGCCGTCGACGACGACGCGGTGATGGTCCAGCTGGACGCGGCCGCGGCGGCGGACCTCGAAGCGGCGCAGCGGCCCTTCGTCACCAGCGGCGCGTGCGGCGCCTGCGGGCGCAAAGATCTGCGCGCGTTGGTCGATCTGTCCGGCGCGGCGGGCGACGCCGGTGCCGGCGATCCACGGTGGCCGCGCCTGGCGCCGGCGGTGGTTCACACCCTACCCGGCGGGCTGCGCGCCGCGCAGGCGACGTTCGCGCGCACCGGCGGCCTGCACGCCGCCGGTCTGTTCACCGTCGACGGGATCTCGCGCGCCGTGCACGAAGACGTGGGCCGCCACAACGCTGTCGACAAACTGGTGGGCACGTTCATTCTGGACCAAGGGCTGCCGGATGCGGATTGCGTGCTGGTGGTCAGCGGCCGCGCCAGCTTCGAGCTGGTGCAGAAGGCGGCGGTGGCGGCCATCCCGATCATGGTCGCCGTCGGCGCGCCTTCCAGCCTGGCGGTGGCGATGGCACGCGACGCCGGCATGACCTTGCTGGGCTTCGTGCGCGACGGCGGCTTCAACATCTATTGCGGTGCCGCGCGCATCGTCGGCGTGTCCTAGGAACGCGTCATGGCCGACGAACAAAAAGACGAAAACAGCGCGCCCGATCAGCAAGACCAGGGCAAGCCCACCGCCGTCGATGCGCACCTGGCCGCTGGGGTACCGGGCGCCGAGCCGCCGCCGGAAACCCGGGCGGCGACAATCAAGAAGCGCGACCTGACCGCGGCGGGGTGGACGTCGATCTGGGAGACCACCCATCGCGGCGTGCGGGACATGGGCGTCAAGCGCAGCCTGAAGACGCTGCTGGCGCTGAACCAGAAAGACGGCTTTGACTGTCCCAGCTGCGCCTGGCCCGATCCCGACGGCGAGCGCAAGACCGCCGAGTTCTGTGAAAACGGCGCCAAGGCGGTGGCCAGCGAGGCGATGGTGGCCCGCGCCGATCCCGCATTCTTCGCCGGCCATTCCATCGCCGAGCTGCTGACCCAAAGCGATTTCTGGCTTGACCAGCAGGGCCGCATCACGCACCCGATGTTCCGCCGCGAAGGCGCTACCCACTATCAGCCGATCGAATGGCAGCAGGCGTTCGAGCTGGTCGGAGCTGAATTGCGCGCCCTGCGCTCGCCCGACCAGGCGTCGTTTTACACCTCGGGGCGCGCCAGCAACGAAGCGGCGTTCCTGTACGGCCTGTTCGCCCGGCTCTACGGCACCAACAACCTGCCTGACTGCTCGAACATGTGCCACGAATCCAGCGGCCTCGGCCTGACCGAGACCATCGGCGTGGGCAAATCGACGGTGAAGATCGAAGATTTGTCTTGCGCCGACAGCATCTTCGTCATCGGGCAGAACCCCGGTACTTGCCATCCGCGCATGCTGACGGAGCTGCAGAAGGCGGCGCGCAACGGCTGCCGGATCGTCAGCGTCAACCCGCTGCCGGAGACCGGGATGGTGCGCTTCAAGAACCCGCAAGAGCCGCTGGCCCTGTTCGGGCGCGGCACACCGATCGCGTGTCTGTTCGTGCCGGTGCGGGTGAACGGCGACGTGGCGCTGTTCAAAGGGATCATGAAAGAGATGCTGGACGCCGATCGCCTGAGCGGCGGCAAGATCCTGGCGCACGACTTCATTGATCACCACACCGAAGGCTTCGTCGCGCTGGCGGCCGATCTGCAGGCGGAAAGCTGGGAAGCCATCATCGCCGGCAGCGGCGTCCCGCGCGAGACAATCCGCGAAGCGGCGCAGATCGCCCTCGCCTCGCAGCGCATGATCTGTTGCTGGGCCATGGGCATCACCCAGCACGAAAATGGGGTGGCCAACGTGCAGAGCATCGTCAACTTCGCGCTCTTGCGCGGGCAGATCGGGCGGCGCGGCGCGGGTCTCTGCCCGGTGCGCGGCCACAGCAACGTGCAAGGCGATCGCACGGTGGGCATCTGGGAAAAGATGAGCGACGCATTCATCGCCAAGCTGGGTGACGAGTTCGCCTTCTCGCCGCCGCGCAAGCACGGCTTCGACACCGTGAGGACCATCCAGGCCATGCACGAGGGCCACGTCAAAGTGTTCGTCGGGCTGGGCGGCAATTTTTTAAGCGCCTCCCCCGACACGCACTACACGTCAGAGGCAATGCGGCGCTGCCGGCTGACCGTGCAGATCGCCACCAAGCTGAATCGGGGTCACCTGGTCACCGGGCAGCAGGCGCTGATCCTGCCCTGTCTCGGCCGCACCGAGCGCGACGTTCAGGCGGCGGGCGAGCAGTTCGTCACCGTCGAGGACACCACCGGCGTCGTGCACCAGTCGCGCGGCGTGCTGGCCCCAGCGTCGCCACACCTGCGCAGCGAACCGGCCATCGTCGCCGGCATCGCCCAGGCCACCGTCACCGGCAAGGGCCGCGTCGACTGGCCGGCAATGGTCGCCGATTACGATCGCATACGCGAACACATCGAACACGTGGTGCCCGGCTTTACCCAGTACAACCAGCGGGTGCGACAGCCGGGCGGCTTTTACCTGCCGAACGGCCCGCGCGAGGGAACGTTCACCACGCCATCAAAGAAGGCGCATTTCACCGTTCATCAGATCCCCCAGCGCGCGTTGAAAGACGGGCAACTGCTGTTGACCACTTTGCGCAGCCACGATCAATTCAACACCACGATTTACGGCGAGCACGATCGTTACCGTGGTGTCTTTGGCGGGCGGCGGGTGGTCTTCTTGAACGCCGAGGACATGCAGACCTTGGGCTTCGCGGCAAACGACTGGGTGGACATCACCAGTCACTTTGGGGAGGAGTCCCGCCACGCGGCACGCTTTCGCGTGGTGCCGTACGAGATCCCGCGCGGCTGCGCCGCCGCATACTATCCCGAGACCAACGTGCTGGTCCCCGTGGGCAGCGTCGCCGAAGGCAGCAACCAACCAGCTTCCAAGTCCGTGATCGTCACGCTGGCCCGCCCCTGAAGAAAGCAGGAGCGTTGCCGTTACGTCGGCAAGGCGACGGTGATCGCGCAGCCGCGTGGCTGGTTGCTTTCGACCGCGATGCTGCCGCCGTGTAACTGGACGATCCAGCGCGCGACAGGAAGGCCCAGGCCCAGACCGCCACGACGGTGGAACAATCCCTCCTCGGAGATTGGGTCCAGTTTGAACAGGTCCCGCAAAGCTTCTTTGGGGATGCCCCGGCCGGCGTCCGACACGCGGATGGAGAGGCTGTCCGGATTCGCCCGCAGACCGATGATCACCTGACCACCGCGCGCCGAAAAGGTGACCGCGTTGTCGACGACATTGTGCAACGCCGCCCGCAAACGCACCGGATCGCCCTGCAGAAGGAATGCGCCCGGGCCAATTTCGACTTTCAGGTCGACCTCGCGTTGTCGTGACAAGCTGCCACTTTGTCGGGCGACATCCTCGATACAGGCCACCATATCGACCTCCGAACGGCAAAGCTCGGTGACGCCGCTTTGCATGCGCATCAGCTCGACGACGTTGTCCAGGATGGCCACCTGGGCGCGGGCGCTGTGATCGATGGCGGTCAGCGCGCGATCAAGTTCCTCCGAGATCTTTTGATTGCGGCGCAACATATCGCACCAAAGGACGATGCCAGTGACGGGCGCCAGCAGCGAATGCCGCACGATCTGCATGAATTCAACGTTGGCACCCACCACGACCGAGCTGGTTGAATCGTCCATTCTTGCAGCGCCGCCAGATTCAACAGGTCGCTGCGCGGGCCAGATCGTCGATCGATTTCAACAGCCGCGCCGTATTCACCGGCTTATAGAACGTCTGTTTGACGTCCGGCCGGACGGCCTGCGCGGCATATTCTCCGTTGGCGGTTATGATAATGACCGGCACGTCCGCCACCGCTGGGTCCGCCTGCTTCAGGTTTTGAAACTCGCGCCCATCCATGTAGGGCATCGCCATGTCCAAAAGAATCAGGAACGGCTTCGGCCTCCCGGTGTTCAGGCGATGGAACGCTTCCCGGCCGTGTGCGGCGCACTCGACCATGTATCCCTGTTTGATCAGGAGTTCGGCCAAAGAAGTGCGGAGGACAAAGTCGTCCTCGACAAGCAGAATGGTTTGCCGAACAGCCGCCAAATTCATTTTTGTTCCTGATACCGGATACATCCCCGGCAAAGATGTTGTACAAGTTGAGTCGGCCTCGCAGGCCGTCAAGAGGTCGCC
Above is a genomic segment from Polyangia bacterium containing:
- a CDS encoding NAD(P)/FAD-dependent oxidoreductase, translating into MVVGAGPAGLASAACLKKRGVEAVVLEAGPDLATSWRNHYTRLHLHTVKQHSALPGVDFPADVPRYPSREQVVAYLEQYAAHFGIAPRTGEAVRRISVADGARLAVDSTRTRYRAPVVVMATGTNRVPNPDRLPEQDRFRGQLLHAGRYRDGAPFAGQRVLVIGAGNTGAEIALDLCERGATPTLSVRTPVNVVPRDFLGIPMQVTSIRLRKLPLALADRIGRIVSRMTFGDLTRQGLLRPALGPLSSIKLRGRIPLIDVGTIAAIKRGAITVKPALARFTEDGAQFSDGSSAPFDAAILATGYRPGLGDLVDVPGALDDAGRPRHWKASDAHPGLYFVGYADVSTGLLREIGLQAEAVAAAIVGS
- a CDS encoding formate dehydrogenase accessory sulfurtransferase FdhD, with amino-acid sequence MMKALETDVVRVRAAGTTSAPDWVAIERPLEIRVRAGKIERVLSTTMRTPGDDRALAAGFLYAERVIRHPWQIRAIDAVDDDAVMVQLDAAAAADLEAAQRPFVTSGACGACGRKDLRALVDLSGAAGDAGAGDPRWPRLAPAVVHTLPGGLRAAQATFARTGGLHAAGLFTVDGISRAVHEDVGRHNAVDKLVGTFILDQGLPDADCVLVVSGRASFELVQKAAVAAIPIMVAVGAPSSLAVAMARDAGMTLLGFVRDGGFNIYCGAARIVGVS
- a CDS encoding FdhF/YdeP family oxidoreductase; translation: MADEQKDENSAPDQQDQGKPTAVDAHLAAGVPGAEPPPETRAATIKKRDLTAAGWTSIWETTHRGVRDMGVKRSLKTLLALNQKDGFDCPSCAWPDPDGERKTAEFCENGAKAVASEAMVARADPAFFAGHSIAELLTQSDFWLDQQGRITHPMFRREGATHYQPIEWQQAFELVGAELRALRSPDQASFYTSGRASNEAAFLYGLFARLYGTNNLPDCSNMCHESSGLGLTETIGVGKSTVKIEDLSCADSIFVIGQNPGTCHPRMLTELQKAARNGCRIVSVNPLPETGMVRFKNPQEPLALFGRGTPIACLFVPVRVNGDVALFKGIMKEMLDADRLSGGKILAHDFIDHHTEGFVALAADLQAESWEAIIAGSGVPRETIREAAQIALASQRMICCWAMGITQHENGVANVQSIVNFALLRGQIGRRGAGLCPVRGHSNVQGDRTVGIWEKMSDAFIAKLGDEFAFSPPRKHGFDTVRTIQAMHEGHVKVFVGLGGNFLSASPDTHYTSEAMRRCRLTVQIATKLNRGHLVTGQQALILPCLGRTERDVQAAGEQFVTVEDTTGVVHQSRGVLAPASPHLRSEPAIVAGIAQATVTGKGRVDWPAMVADYDRIREHIEHVVPGFTQYNQRVRQPGGFYLPNGPREGTFTTPSKKAHFTVHQIPQRALKDGQLLLTTLRSHDQFNTTIYGEHDRYRGVFGGRRVVFLNAEDMQTLGFAANDWVDITSHFGEESRHAARFRVVPYEIPRGCAAAYYPETNVLVPVGSVAEGSNQPASKSVIVTLARP
- a CDS encoding HAMP domain-containing sensor histidine kinase, with product MDDSTSSVVVGANVEFMQIVRHSLLAPVTGIVLWCDMLRRNQKISEELDRALTAIDHSARAQVAILDNVVELMRMQSGVTELCRSEVDMVACIEDVARQSGSLSRQREVDLKVEIGPGAFLLQGDPVRLRAALHNVVDNAVTFSARGGQVIIGLRANPDSLSIRVSDAGRGIPKEALRDLFKLDPISEEGLFHRRGGLGLGLPVARWIVQLHGGSIAVESNQPRGCAITVALPT
- a CDS encoding response regulator yields the protein MNLAAVRQTILLVEDDFVLRTSLAELLIKQGYMVECAAHGREAFHRLNTGRPKPFLILLDMAMPYMDGREFQNLKQADPAVADVPVIIITANGEYAAQAVRPDVKQTFYKPVNTARLLKSIDDLARAATC